ATAATGGTGGCTATATCAAGGGTCAGTTCTTGATCATTACGAAGGTGATTGAAGTCCTTATTTGCTGCCTTTAAATGTCCCCTGGAAAGCAGATAGATATTTCCAGCTTCAATTACATTGTAAAACTGATCAGCCACAGTATTAAAGCAAGTTGCCCGGATTTCTCCACCATCAGAATCAAGAAGATCAAAAGAAAACACTTTTCCATCACCTCGGGCACTACTATAGTGCCTGAGTTCTCCCTTAGCTGTTACTCTAGCTTTAATTGTCCAGTTATTCTGGTATGGATTCAATGCGGCTATTGGAATGATCCTAGGGTGAGCTTCATTTCTTGCCGCAGGGCCTCTGTTATTGTACACCGGAGATGGCTGTCGATACATGGGCTGAGGTGGACGAGCATAAGAATTTTGAAAGGGCCTTGATGCCTCAGATTGGGGATTGCGATAACCCACATTCTGATCACCATAAGACCCACCAGACTGTCCTGATCTAGGTAATGTAGCTCCAGGCTCTGGTTTAGGATAAGTAAAAGGAACATTTGTTGAACTATAACCTGCAATGCCAGAACTAGGTCCCATAGCTCTAGGCTCTGCTTTTGGATAAGCAGGAGGGGCATTTGATGCACCGAATCTCCCCATGTCAAAACTAGAAGAGCCAACACTACTAGCAGGTTGATTTACTTTTGGGGGTTCCGGAGAAGGACCAGGCACATTATTCCCAGAGGTAATTCCTGATTGATCAGTTGCAGATTGTGACGGAGCAAATTTTGTTGCACTGACCGGTTTTCCAAGTAGCTCGCATTTGTCCAACAGAATATCTAGTTCAATGATAATAATGATCCTGTTTATAATGAAAATGAAGCCAGATCATCACAAATTATTGGTATTGAGGCCAAAAATACCTAAAGCTGCAATCAATACCAAAATCTACAGACACagtcacacacacacacaacagGGCAATAAAGCATTCAACTGTAAAACTGTTCCTGCGCCCTCGGAAAtgaatataaaatcaatttccTTTCATTTAATTCTTCAGCTATCACACAATACCCAGTCATCCTACTTCCAAAGATCCCATTTTCCGAAGCATTAAAATTCATGAGATTTCAAAGACAACACAAACTTGGAAACCCGGAGGACAGAACACAAAACAGATTGAACTTAATCAAAACTTGAATAAACAAGAATAGATATTAAAGCTGTCAAACACACCAGAAGATAAGAGAACAACACAATAAAGAACCACCTTTAACAAACCACCACCCCCAGAAAATCATCTCAATCCAAAGCAACAACATCCCCTTTCCGCTGACTCCAAagctaaaaagataaaattgataGCTAAGACACAaagagaaaaagggagaaaCAACACATACGATCGGCCCTGGACAAGGCTGCATGTGTACTGATTGAGAACGATGATAGAACCTCTCTGCAACTTGCCAGAATGGATCAAATCGTTCTTCTGCGTAGCGAGCATGCTTTGCTGGTAATGGGAGCCATCAGAGAGAACCAAACGGAACCTCTCGGTATTGTTCTGTTGCGACTGCACAAGCTTGAAGTCCATTACTTGCAAAATCGGCTTCAGATCCTCAGCCGAACTGGAATTCTCGCACATCTTCGTAATCGCCGATTCGGTGAGTTTCACCTCCATTTTTTGGGAACCCTAGCAAGAAATTGAAACCGCGTTTAGTGATGTAAAACGAAACGCCGAAGTTTGGTTAGAGTGCGTTGAAGCgttttggagagagagagagagagagagtggtggtgaGTTGAGAAAAGAAGAGTGAGAAATTTGAAACCCTAGAGGCTGGGGGGGAAGAATTTAAAGAAGCGCCATAATTAGGGGTACGTTTTGGAATTGGAGGAGGAAGCGCGAAATTGAGTGTGTGGGATTTAATTTGAAAAGGGCAAAAAACAGTGTTGGGGTTTTACTGAAATTACGAACGTGTCCTCCCTACGACCATACATTTGGGCATCACGAAATCTAAAAAGACTTCTCGGAGAAGCCATGGAGTTTACACGTGGGTGTGATTGAAGAGAAGTCATAGGTGCTTAGATAATTGGATTTGATGTTCCAGGTTAATGAAAAATGCTTCTTTTTTTgttggataaaataaaaaaacaataggaggaaaagaaaataatgtaagagtcttttttttttgtgtggttTAGttggatgaaaaataaaaagaaaaaataaacatgtTAGTATAGTGTAAAGTTCtataattaaagtaaattatTATAAACGATTTTTTTAAGAGTTTATTGTTTATGAAAAAATACCATGCTCATCATGAAGGCAGTTAAGACTTGCAGTTTGTTTTAATatctattattctatttttaatataaattgtcTCATTTTAAGACATTGATTGTGGACTACTCTTTTATCGTTCTATTATACATAGAAGAAAAATGTACCCTATTCATTAATCCAAAGAGAAGACTATGTGGAAGATGAAATTTGATAACATTAATCTCGTATAAATTTCTTTGATAACGTCAATTTTCAGTCAAAAGAATGGTTAAGCTATGAGTTTGGAATAACCAGCAGTTGCACGTTGCACtcataaaattatgaataatattatacattttaatctttttgttaaccaaattcaataaaattaatctaaattaacaaaaattaattatgacttaatattattttaaattttattgtttaattcagTTAgacttaatttattaaaaaatttagatgtgTAATATTAgtctaaaattaaagaagagaaaaaaatgcaaattaGTTTAGACTTAATCAaactttgtaaaaaaaataaaaatcagtaAAAAAGTGACAAGTATACTTATTTTGGACTTCATGaatcttatttaattattaatcaaaatgtCACTATTTTATAATCGaactatattattttattatgaaataatattattgtgAGTTATTTTTATGATTCGCATTATTTGCACTacttttttagtatatttttcaCTTTTAAGTATAAAAgtgaatatgataaaaataactaaataaaaatattatttctaaaaGAAAAGGACACACAACATTtaggttgcatttcatttttagaataggataaaataagatgttaaaaataagacataaaaaatagatacacaaaaattaatatacttgtattttatttagcgataaactaaaaaaattaaaaaaagtataatttattctatttttttattaaaaaatttggaaagaaacatatatataaataataaaagttataattatgaaaaattaacaagaataataaaagaaaatataaaaaatacattgtGTCTCTTATTTGTGTCTCTGGATCATAATTgaatacaaaatacactaattcatgTCTTTGGACATAATGTCTTTGTCCATGTCTTATCTACCAAACACAATTTTGTATCTCAAGTGTTCCTATCTCAGTGTCTCATGTGAAGTAATAAACTGAAAGGTTAATCCCCATTGATTTTTGTAACTTCTATGAAATGTATGCCCCACTATcttaatttaagaataattaacTCTTTACTTTACCACTTTACCAACTTTCTCCCTATAGACGATCTTAAATCTATGAAAATATACCAAAACAATTATATTAAGTAGATATATACCAAATCAATGAATTATATCTCAAATAGCATAGTTTTTCCATACTTAGTTACCTAAAGGTCGCCGGTTCGAGTTTCCTATCTTTggttaaaaaaacaaaaaaaaagtagatgtgtaccaaaatttaataactaaatcaTCTACcgtaatataacaaaaaatgctACAAATATGTCTATTTTTCTCCAACAATAGATTTCAGATATACTGAGTTTGACATGCAGTAATACCGAAAATTAGATCCTTCGATTTTCCGACAAAATTCCTTGAATCGCTTGTAGGAGTCGCTGTTTCTCGCCTGCCAACTCTGCATTCTGCTTCCGAAGGTCTTCTATCTGCTTTCTTTGTTCTGAATCCTTCCTGaaaattcataacataaatGATTATTATATCAATCAATTCATGCATACATTGTGTGATATGGTATTAGGCTGGTAGGAAATAGCATTAATAGTTACTAGCATACCATTGTTTGCTTTTTAATCTAAATTCTTTAGCTCATAAGTTCATAAAATCAGAACATCTAAAACTTTAAGGTatccaaacacaaaatatacttggataagttaaaaattttttatacaattatTCAATGTCGTCAAATTATGTTATTGGCGGACAAAAGTAATTAGCAAATCAAGTGATTTATGTTAGCAAGAACTAAACTATGATATGGTTTGTTACCTGTTGATGAGGGACAAACAATCTTTTAATGATTGAACTTCCTTTTCAACGATTTCACACCGCTTCAAGACAGCTTGAATATCCAAGCAAACTGATGGTGTGAAATTTTCCTTTGCCTCGGGCATTCTGCAACACAAGCAATCCAATAGTCAATAGAATACTAGATAGGAAGAAATTCTATTGGAGAACGTTTCCTTTTTTGGGATTGGTTTCCAGTGACATACTTCATTGGCTGTTGATGCATGGGCTGAGGTTGATGAACATATGAATTTTGAAAGGGGCTTATTGAAGCCTGAGATTCAGGATTGCAGAAACCCATGTTTCGATTTGCATAAGATTCGTCAAAATTTGCTGACACAGGAGTTCCAATCGGATTACATTTCTTAAGTATCACATCTAGATCAACGATGATGATAATCCTGTTTACAGTGAAAATCACAGCCAATCACAAATATTGACATCCAAAAGCACTAAAGAAGCTACCATCAGGTCCAGTCTAGTGTTCAAGGTAGCTAAAATGTggatttaaatcttaaaatctTTCTAGTGTTGAATAAGTCAGTTTATTCTGAACATTTATAGCATTTGGTGATTTTACTGTTTAAATATGTTACAGTTTCACGTTCAagtatttaattaattcttctgattttttggtaaaaatattgATTTTCAAACATGTTAGTATGTTACAATTTTGTGTTTCAAATAAGACAACAACTAATCACCTCACTCGTTAGTTTAAGCAATTGTCGAGAATTTGATCTCGCCCTAGCAACCTATTAGCCAAATAGCTTTAAATCATGGATCCATGGTGAATTAGTCCTTAGTGAAATAAGGAATACCAAATCATTCACACTGTACTCATACATCAATTGACCATCTCATGTATGTCTTTCCATGTCTTTCCCTGTCTCTCGCCACTTGTCTATCTTCTGTTTGATTCAATTTCTGCGAGATTTTCTCACTTATACGTTTCAAATAAGAATGTTAGCTTAAATAAATTGATCATATAAATAATCACATTCATCCGCTCATCCCTTAGTATAACACATGCAGCAATcctaaattattcaaatttgattAAGCAACACAGCTAAGGTCACCAGCACGTTCAACAaaatcaaaaccctaaaaactgaataaagaaaaggaaaaaaaaaaggaaggaaatTAAGCGAGAAGAGCGAAAGATACGTACGTGCTGTTCTGGATAACGGAGGTGGTGAACAAAGTGAGGACGATGATGGAACCAGTCTGCAAGGTGCCGGAAGTGAGCaagtggttcttcttggtggcGAGTATAGACTGCTGGTAGTGAGAGCCATCGGAGAGCACCAAGCAGTACCTGTCCTGCGACGGGAAAAGCTTCACGTGGATTACTTGCAAAACCGGCTTCAGATTCTCAATCGAACTGAAATGGTTCGAGCAAATTGTGGTTATCGCCGATGGGGTGAGTTGAACAGCCATTCGATCAGAGTCAGAAATCGGAGACAAGAGAGGGTCGAAGCATGAATTTAAAGGGAAGCGCCAAAATGGCAAGGTAGCTGCTAGCTAGGTGCTGCCACCATGAGTCAGttacaaataatatataacaaaaaaaaaaattagaacctCAAAAGGggctaattttttgttattgaagTAGGAGTGTAAATATAgcttaatattataattttttgtgttttttaaaacGGTGAAAAGTACATAAATCGGAGGGTCtgtactttaaatttttttattttttttaacgcAAATTGGACGGTCTGATTTGTGTACTTCTCAAAAATCGAACGGTTCGATTTCTGTACATCTACAAATCGGACGATCTGATTTATGTACCTCTAAAAATCAgacggtccgatttctatacCTCTAATAAATCAGACGATCCAATTTTTACTTCTCTAATTAAACGATTTCACATTTGAATATAACAACCCAACAAtccacattttcaaaaaaactcCACTATCacttcaatattaaaaataaaaaatttcctCAAAAGACTTACCGTCGTAATTCCGTTGCTGATGATAAGCAACAAAGGTTCATGAGAAAGTAGACCGAACAATTATGTTaatgataaattttttgtttttttgtgattaaagacaaaagaaatacacaggaaaaaaatttaaaaaaaggacatattttgattattttctgctaaaaatcaatcaaattttGCTAGAGTAACAATCACTCTGTATAAGAAGTATTATATTACATTTACACGGCAGTTTTTGAGTTTTTGTCATGTAATCTGCCGTCACATTTGCAATTCATTAGATTAAAGTCAAATTTACAGTTGAAAGTCTGTTATACAATTCTTAAATCTTAATAATTATgttaatgattaatttaattagcGCTAAAAGTGAGTTACTTTTCTTCAGATTTTATGCTCATTTGCTTAAATTATGCATTTTGTTAATTTGTGAATAAGAATAGtgtttaaaaattaagatattaaaacatttaaaaatcatttttaattattgaattaaaatcatgaaataaacttaaaaattattaatttatctattattaataattgaacaaaaaatcaaataaaattcatggttgaccataaaaaatatttttatattctattttcaataaattcttacaaaatttaaaaataaaaataaaaataaaaatacctcGGAGTTTTTGACCATGACCGTAACAGTGGTAACACTCATCCAACGGGGTTTTGTCTTCTCTTACACCTTGACCCCCAAAAAAaaatcttctctttcttattcttctcATCTTTGCTCCGATGACCAGATAAATGGTTCCGGACTCCGGCTCCGCCGTCATTTCCGTTCACTTAAAGGCCTTAAACCCCTAACACCCCTTCTCTTTTAGATTTCTTTATCATCATAATTATTGATGGATCCTTCGTCTGAGCCGCACGATGAAGTTCCCAATAAAATCCCCGTTTGGCTTTCCGTGCTGCGGTTGGCTCTGGCAATTGCACTCCCCTTGATGGCGCTCTTCTCGATTCCGTTTCTGGTAGGGTTGTTGTTGGTGGTTTTCGACGATTTCTCAATCCCTAGCCCCATTTCTCTCCCATCACAGTGCAAAATTGTCTCCAGAGGTTTGCTTCGTTCATATTCAATCACTTCCCTCACGTTCATTTGCTCAAATtagaacaacaaaaaaaaaaattttccttGCTTTTTTGGGATTGTAGAATTTAGCTCAGTCAGTAGTGTGGTTAAGGTATTGAAAGGTGGGAATTGTTCAAGTAAAAGGGAGTTTAGTGAATGcttaatttaacaaaatattgaaTTCACTTAGCTGCTCTACTTGTtcatttagttatttatttatctttataagAAAGTGAAAGTCTGAAATTGTTGTGGGAAATGCTAGTTTTGAATTGTAGACATTTTGATCACAATTGGGTTACTTAGTGGCAAAGGCAAGAACTAAGGCATTTGTTATTGTTGGTGTTGGGTCATGGAAATGTTGAGTCTGTTGACGTTCTAACTTTTGAGGTCTGCATATCAGGGCATAATAGTCCTTATCAGTTTAGGTAGACAATATCACTCATTTATGTGTTCTTCATGGAAAAGATGTTCTCATGTATGTTGTCTCTTTCAGTATATAATAATTTGGTTGCGAAGGAAGTGAATTAAATGCTTTAAACTAGTGTTGCACcttatagatattttttgtgCTAATCATTGCTTTGGTTTATGTTTTTTCAGTTCTGGTATTATTTTGATTCACAATAGTGATTTAGTTTGAAGCCTTGTGAAGAAATGTCATATTGATGGCATATTTTAGTTCTCATCACATTGTGTCTGCTGTTACCATTTTTTACTACAGGTGTTGATCTTAGGTCATCCAAGATTTGCGAACTTggattattaaattataaagcaAAAGATGTATTCCATCATTTTGAAAGGAGCAAATATCGCTGTAGATTTGATTACTATTGGGCTTCAGTATTCCAGGTTATTATGAATTGCTGTCAATCGTCCATTCGGTGGTTATTTATTTTCGTCTCAGTGACAAATTGTTTTTTGAGATGTAATAATCAGTAATATTTATATCGTGTGTGCACGCGCTCGAGCGCACATGCAGCACGTATAGCTTATCCATGGTTTATCATCTGATGATTGTGATTATTAAAGAGCAAGTGATAATTGTTTTCGGGGGTTTTAAATCATTTTCCTTAACACTGTTTCAGGTGGAGTATAAAGATCACTTTTCAGGTCAGATACAAGTTGCATTTGCAGAGGCTCCAAATGAGGCCCTTCCTCTTTATTGCAGGCCTAATTTTGGTGCTGCATGGTTGGCACAATACAAATTTAAGGTTGGAATCCCAACCTGTGGTCTTCGATAACATTTTTGATTATGTGAACGTTTCTTAGAAGtgtcataaataataatagttaaCAATTATCACGATTTAGGTTAGCTCTATAGTATTACaatatcatttatattttctcttcctcctcttagGTCAACGAAACTTATGATTGTTGGTACACATCTGGTGTATCTAAAGTGCGTTTTGATCAAGATAACCTTTTCAGTTGCCAGGCAGATGGGCAGTCTGCTCTTGAGAAGATTAAACTATATTCTAATATGTGAGTACTTTACATTATTTCTATgccaaaccaaatattttattgCTTATTTGCTATGATCTAAATTGTTAGACATAATTAAAATGTGTTTGTAGAGAGTGTATAACATTATAGTTGTCATTTTTGTGCCAAGAGGTTTTATGATCACATAAATAGGTGTGGCATTGCCTTAGATAGGAATTTTTGACATATAAAATGAATTCTTATGATAAAGTCTATAATTCTGAAGATAAAGTTACCGTCCATAGAGATATTTTTGCATCACCATATGGTTGAGTTAGCAAGCCGTATACACCTGTACTTTTGAAaactataatttataaatatatttttatgatgtTATCATTTGTGTTATGCATGAATCTTCTATCAGGGCCACGGAGATGGTGCGCTCGTGGTTTTCCGGTAGGATAAGGAACAAGTATTGGAAATGGGAAACCATAGCCGGTCTTGTGGCTGGGTTCTCAACTTCTTTGATCTCTATAACCTTTTTTAGGTTCCTACAACTACTACTATCTAAAACATATCGGTGTTTTACATCATGGATATTGTCTCGACGAGTCAATGCTGTTTTCATCAAGCGGGCATGTTTTCTTTTGGCATACTTATCCTTTGTAGCTTGGTTAGCTGTTGAATATGGGAAGAGGCTTGGTCTAATGGATATTTTCAGCATCCATAGATCATAGCACTTAATTTTGACAAGTGCGATGCCTTTTAATTGTAACATTATAATTGTAGAAGGTGACATTCTTGTCCCATGAAAAGTAAGCGGCTGCTTCATATAGTTATGTATAGTATGagtgaaaattaaagatgtaaTAGTTTGATTTGAATGAAAGGTCTTGTTCCGCCATAGTATTCGGAAATAACAAATCTAAGTTCGTGGTTGAATTAGATTACACTCTTGTTCACTCAAGTTTATGGCTTGAATTGATAAAAGTTGTTAGGAAtcatttttgtatgaaaactgAATGGAGCTACCATATTTTAAGAAATGAATcttctcaatttaatttatgcgACAAAATTAAGTGTGATTTCTCATAAGAGTCTCTTTGTATCACATGTTTTGTGATTCTGTaattaaatatcatatttaacaTTTTCAAGTGAAAATTAAATTGTGAGGATCAATTTCCCTTGTTTTTCTTAATTATGCTTGGTGTTAGTTGatgaaatatttaatattttatatatacaacaTAACACAATTCAATTAAGAGTTCGTGtattttttgagtttaaaattaattcaagCAAAGAATACTCAAGAAGCAAAAATCAATGCTAGATGGAATCCGAAGGCCAAACACTTGTTATATAGCCTACTAGCATTTGCACATTTCTTACAACCCTAAATCATGCTAAGCTTTATAAGTACATTAGATCCATGTTCTAGTTCACCAAATTCATTAGCAATATGATATCCTAATCTGCACTTCTCAAATCTCAAATAACAGTTAGATTTTACAAGTTACAAAATCAATATGAGATTTACGGAATATTTTGCAAATAGATTTCAGAGGTTCACTATTTATCAGGTGTAGGCCTAAACTGTCCCCCATAACTTAACTATGGTGAGATACATAAGCATTAGATTTTTCCATTTTCTGATAACATTCTTTCAATCTCTTCTAGGAGGCGCTCTTTTTCGTCTGCCAACTCTTCGTTCTGCTTCTGAAGGTCTTCTATCTGTTTTGTCTGTTCAGAATCCTTCCTGAAAATTCGCAGCGTATGATCAATATATCAATTCATGTATATACAATTTGCTTACTAAGTTTAACAGTTAGtaggaaaataaagaatgaaaattcAAGTGATTCTATAATGTATGTTTCATCTTACTATCTTAGTAGGTGCTaaactttgtttttctttgattaccTATTCATGAAGGACAGATTAAGTTTTAGCGACCGGACTTCCTTTTCAAGGGTCTCGCACCGCTTCAAGACAGCTTGCATGTCCGAGGGAACTGATGGTGTTAAGTTTCTTTCCTTTGCCTCAGCCATTCTGCATCACAAGAACATGGCTTTACAAATGAAACAGGTATCGAATACAATATGAGATAGGAAGAAACTCCATTATATGTGTTTCTAAGGATTGATCTACATACTTCCTTGAACGTTCCACCCTGCGCTTTTTTGTAGTGTCTACTTTTTCCTCTGCACAACCATTTAGTTTGAGATATAAGAGAGAGTCAAACAAAAAGCCATAATTTCAACTCAATcattttttcatcattttctctATAGTTCCCATCATGTGATCCAGACAATCATGTCAAAATGATTAAGCAATTGTGTGAGTTGTGGTTTGGACATAAAATCTCTGTCTTAGCATAAGTTAGAATTTCACATGGTAAATCTTATTTCCAATATTTAATATGCATCTACCTTTATTCGTTAACATTACCTCGAGCACCTAACTagtatattttgttatattaagaatttaagatCCATGGATTTATAATTATCCAAATGCATATGACATTGTAGAAAGTAGAATCTAAAGAAGTAGTCATTAACATGGTAATCTAAAAATAAATGGCTACCTGAGACTGCTGATGATACAGATCCATATCTGTCTAGACTTCTCCTCTGCACAATTTAACAAGATTTAAAGGAAAAATGA
The Arachis duranensis cultivar V14167 chromosome 5, aradu.V14167.gnm2.J7QH, whole genome shotgun sequence genome window above contains:
- the LOC107487113 gene encoding replication protein A 70 kDa DNA-binding subunit C, whose protein sequence is MAVQLTPSAITTICSNHFSSIENLKPVLQVIHVKLFPSQDRYCLVLSDGSHYQQSILATKKNHLLTSGTLQTGSIIVLTLFTTSVIQNSTIIIIVDLDVILKKCNPIGTPVSANFDESYANRNMGFCNPESQASISPFQNSYVHQPQPMHQQPMKMPEAKENFTPSVCLDIQAVLKRCEIVEKEVQSLKDCLSLINRKDSEQRKQIEDLRKQNAELAGEKQRLLQAIQGILSENRRI
- the LOC107487111 gene encoding uncharacterized protein LOC107487111, which gives rise to MDPSSEPHDEVPNKIPVWLSVLRLALAIALPLMALFSIPFLVGLLLVVFDDFSIPSPISLPSQCKIVSRGVDLRSSKICELGLLNYKAKDVFHHFERSKYRCRFDYYWASVFQVEYKDHFSGQIQVAFAEAPNEALPLYCRPNFGAAWLAQYKFKVNETYDCWYTSGVSKVRFDQDNLFSCQADGQSALEKIKLYSNMATEMVRSWFSGRIRNKYWKWETIAGLVAGFSTSLISITFFRFLQLLLSKTYRCFTSWILSRRVNAVFIKRACFLLAYLSFVAWLAVEYGKRLGLMDIFSIHRS